A single region of the Penaeus vannamei isolate JL-2024 chromosome 23, ASM4276789v1, whole genome shotgun sequence genome encodes:
- the LOC113820810 gene encoding ubiquitin-protein ligase E3B translates to MFSTHESNREAFLEATREAREERAAERRRDEAAVAIQAAIRGWLVRCSVEKKTREHFDEVFGTEPPPADQTNTLPIATEAFKEAARFVKIFDLKKDKKRFEIFTRYLLASMDSENVKQSYVSCGMNKELTLHWIQHMKDVLHITCKVLESLQADVSSDNRLISLYLHLLLAFTATNTWRIIRAPNLEPLRPALNKLTENIMGDLVCRGLYTTLNCVLVRGLCRGKAALRGPAITTIVTLSMRPLIATNYSDKLLSLTTIHILSVPALVHHLVHLAPEALKMIQNSNLFERAVEFMQSEQNLRIVFNTLEGPYALCLLANLVHMGYEERDGALKELAFPQFNFVVTKLLEKCREYVTTKQSSLTQWHPVLGWFSRPLDQHLNDALSTVKTQLQLLWSGPVIRVMFSTLTELVKDQEPLISDTNDISGLSLTSTTSSLSSITSASLLKKAFECKLSSSSKNSPLGSGGMPKSGTYRKLGSNEISTVAMVCSMYHTATTTLSQLRMDILTGLCYKSDIVIQLWMILLSLGPTCGLKSFLDLLSVSTKASAPEFHMLMLFCDSTTHLVTILDDMEMYEKQKPFSVADYAAMAYFLNNFIYKLIHNGLVDVRNVKNSPLFSSLHTLFMLLYTRNSRRRYVPNTHWLIKEVRVSSFMADFGRGKKSTQVLLQEMPHIIPHEERVLLLRMQVANEKEVLGLTEAACAAPQSTLITVRRSRLVEDGYRQLASLSPQALKGLIRVRFINEQGLDEAGIDQDGVFKEFLEETLKRVFDPSLNLFRLTSEERLYPSPTSSMTENHLQLFEFTGKMLGKAVYEGIVIDCPFASFFMSQILGEQQSALYSSIDELPSLDPELYKSLTYIKHYEGDVSDLDLTFSYDEDYLGQIITHELRPGGKAVSVTNDNKIVYIHLMAHFKMHTQIKEQTKAFIRGFRSIVNPEWFGLFSVPEFQRLISGDNVAVDLKDLRRHTQYYGGFHDKHRVVCWLWDILEQDFKEEERALFLKFVTSCSKPPLLGFTHLEPPFSIRCVEVGDDEDTGDTIGSVIRGFFAIRKRDPVNRLPTSSTCFNLLKLPNYQRKSTLREKLRYAITSNTGFELS, encoded by the exons ATGTTCAGCACCCATGAGTCCAATCGTGAAGCATTTCTCGAGGCAACCAGGGAAGCTAGAGAGGAGCGGGCCGCCGAACGAAGGCGCGATGAAGCTGCTGTTGCTATTCAGGCAGCTATACGTGGCTGGCTTGTGCGTTGCAGtgtggaaaagaaaacaag AGAGCATTTTGATGAGGTCTTTGGCACAGAACCACCACCTGCTGACCAGACAAACACGCTCCCTATTGCCACTGAAGCATTCAAGGAAGCTGCGAGATTTGTAAAGATATTTGATcttaaaaaggacaagaaaagattTGAGATTTTTACAAG GTACCTTTTGGCAAGCATGGATAGTGAAAATGTGAAGCAAAGCTACGTTTCATGTGGGATGAACAAAGAGCTTACCTTGCACTGGATTCAGCACATGAAGGAT GTTCTGCATATAACATGTAAAGTGTTGGAGAGTTTACAGGCAGACGTGTCATCAGATAATCGTTTGATATCACTCTACCTGCACCTTCTCCTTGCCTTCACTGCCACCAACACTTGGCGAATTATTCGTGCACCCAACCTTGAACCACTACGACCAGCTCTCAATAAACTGACTGAAAATATAATGGGAGATTTGGTGTGCAGAGGCCTTTACACAACCCTCAAT tGTGTACTTGTACGCGGATTATGCAGAGGAAAAGCAGCACTGAGGGGTCCAGCCATTACTACTATTGTGACTCTATCCATGCGGCCTTTGATAGCTACCAACTATTCAGACAAACTACTCTCACTTACTACCATTCACATACTGAGTGTCCCTGCCTTGGTTCACCATCTAGTTCATCTGGCACCGGAG GCTCTGAAGATGATTCAGAATAGTAATTTGTTTGAGAGAGCTGTTGAATTCATGCAAAGTGAGCAGAATCTGCGAATCGTATTCAACACATTGGAGGGCCCCTATGCCTTGTGTCTTTTGGCCAACCTTGTGCATATGGgttatgaagagagagatggtgcCTTAAAAGAATTGGCTTTCCCGCAATTCAAT TTTGTAGTAACAAAGCTGTTAGAAAAATGCAGAGAATATGTGACAACAAAACAGAGCAGTCTGACACAGTGGCACCCGGTGCTTGGTTGGTTCTCCCGCCCCCTTGATCAACATCTGAATGATGCACTGTCCACTGTCAAAACACAGTTGCAGCTCCTGTGGTCTGGCCCCGTCATCAGAGTTATGTTCTCTACGCTCACAGAATTAGTCAAAGACCAG GAACCCTTAATAAGTGACACCAATGATATCTCGGGGCTTTCCTTGACTTCCACCACCTCATCTTTGAGCTCCATAACCTCAGCAAGTCTCCTGAAGAAAGCTTTTGAATGCAAACTTAGCTCCTCAAGCAAAAACAGCCCCCTGGGTAGTGGAGGAATGCCCAAAAGTGGGACTTACCGCAAGCTGGGCTCTAATGAGATCTCGACAGTTGCCATGGTGTGCTCCATGTACCATACTGCAACCACTACTCTGTCTCAGTTGCGCATGGATATCCTAACAG GTTTATGCTACAAGAGTGACATAGTCATCCAACTGTGGATGATATTGCTCTCTCTTGGTCCTACTTGTGGATTAAAGAGCTTCTTGGATCTGCTGTCTGTATCAACCAAAGCATCTGCCCCAGAATTCCACATGCTCATGCTTTTCTGTGACTCAACCACCCACCTAGTGAC GATCTTGGACGACATGGAGATGTACGAGAAGCAGAAACCCTTCAGTGTTGCTGATTATGCTGCAATGGCATATTTTCTCAACAACTTCATATATAAA TTGATCCACAATGGCCTCGTGGATGTTCGGAACGTGAAGAAcagtcccctcttctcttccctccacacCTTGTTCATGCTGCTGTACACTCGCAATTCACGCAGAAGATACGTCCCAAATACACACTGGTTGATTAAGGAGGTGCGCGTGTCATCGTTCATGGCAGACTTTGGACGGGGGAAAAAAAGCACGCAG GTATTACTGCAAGAGATGCCACACATAATTCCTCATGAAGAACGTGTGCTCTTATTGCGAATGCAAGTTGCAAATGAAAAGGAGGTACTGGGACTAACTGAAGCGGCATGCGCAGCTCCACAGTCAACCCTCATTACAGTACGAAG GTCTCGTCTTGTTGAGGATGGGTACAGACAATTGGCTTCGCTGTCACCTCAAGCCTTAAAGGGGTTGATACGAGTCCGCTTCATCAATGAGCAGGGCTTAGATGAGGCGGGAATTGATCAGGATGGTGTGTTCAAAG AATTTCTGGAGGAGACTCTGAAGAGGGTGTTTGATCCTTCACTCAACTTGTTCCGTCTGACAAGTGAGGAACGGCTGTACCCATCCCCAACATCTTCAATGACAGAAAATCATCTGCAGTTGTTTGAATTCACAGGCAAGATGTTGGGCAAGGCTGTATACGAG ggCATTGTCATTGACTGTCCATTTGCATCATTTTTCATGAGCCAAATCCTAGGTGAACAGCAGTCTGCCTTGTACTCCTCCATCGATGAACTGCCATCACTAGACCCCGAGCTTTATAAGTCACTGACCTATATAAAG CACTATGAAGGCGATGTGAGCGACCTTGACCTCACCTTTTCCTATGACGAGGACTACCTGGGTCAGATTATCACTCACGAACTTCGACCAGGGGGTAAAGCAGTGTCAGTGACCAATGACAACAAAATTGTCTACATCCACCTCATGGCTCACTTCAAGATGCACACCCAGATCAAGGAGCAAACCAAGGCCTTCATACGGGGATTCCGGTCCATTGTCAACCCTGAGTGGTTTGGGCTATTTTCCGTGCCAGAG TTCCAGCGATTAATTTCGGGAGACAATGTGGCTGTAGATCTGAAGGACCTTCGACGTCACACGCAGTACTATGGCGGCTTCCATGACAAGCACCGAGTTGTGTGCTGGCTGTGGGACATCTTGGAGCAGGActtcaaggaggaggagagagcactTTTTCTCAAG